Proteins encoded within one genomic window of Synechococcus sp. PCC 7335:
- a CDS encoding flavodoxin, whose amino-acid sequence MANIGIFYGSTSGVTEEIAEKIQAEIGEDLCDLYSMEEDFDDVDDLLKYDYLLLGCSTWGAGEVQNDWREPLFDMEIDKPDFSGKTIAIFGAGDCTGHGKHFVGALGTLYDQFKALGAKLVGAVSAEDYSFEHSSSIRDGKFVGLPLDEVNESDKTDQRITDWLALLSNDIPALAT is encoded by the coding sequence ATGGCAAACATTGGAATTTTTTATGGCAGCACCTCTGGTGTGACAGAAGAAATCGCAGAGAAGATTCAGGCTGAAATTGGTGAAGATCTCTGTGATTTGTACAGTATGGAAGAGGACTTTGACGATGTAGATGATCTGCTGAAATACGATTATCTACTGCTAGGCTGCTCTACCTGGGGCGCTGGCGAAGTCCAAAACGATTGGCGTGAACCGCTATTTGATATGGAGATTGACAAGCCTGATTTCTCTGGCAAAACAATTGCTATATTTGGTGCAGGTGACTGTACTGGGCATGGCAAGCATTTTGTGGGTGCTTTGGGCACGCTCTATGACCAGTTCAAAGCTCTTGGCGCCAAGCTAGTCGGTGCTGTTTCTGCTGAAGACTATTCCTTCGAACACTCCTCGTCCATTCGAGATGGGAAGTTTGTTGGTCTGCCGCTTGATGAAGTGAATGAAAGCGACAAAACAGATCAGCGGATCACAGATTGGCTGGCGCTGTTGAGCAACGATATTCCAGCTCTGGCAACCTAG
- the modA gene encoding molybdate ABC transporter substrate-binding protein, with protein MKRRQFVPPFLVGLIASFILSACTGLPLATTSNVSSTAHPSVTTITVSAAASLQDALDAIIPQFSQAYPNIAIEYNFGSSGALQQQIAQGAPADVFFSAATEKMDKLAAKSLIDSSSRQDVLANSLVLIAPVDSQLAITEISQLDSDKIDPLVNRLAVGEFRSVPAGQYAQQALKNFQLLEPLQSKFVFGNTVRNVLGAVESGNAELGIVYATDAALSEKVKVLSTVPKDSHSPIVYPVAAVEDTAEPEAAQTFIDFLLSEQIQSTFVEFGFDRL; from the coding sequence ATGAAGCGTCGCCAATTTGTTCCACCCTTTTTAGTCGGACTGATCGCCTCCTTCATATTGAGTGCCTGTACGGGGCTGCCCTTGGCCACTACCTCAAATGTCTCGTCTACTGCTCACCCAAGCGTTACAACAATTACAGTTTCAGCAGCAGCTAGCCTACAAGATGCGCTAGACGCGATCATCCCGCAGTTTAGCCAGGCATATCCCAACATCGCTATTGAGTACAACTTTGGCTCTTCTGGCGCACTTCAACAGCAAATTGCACAAGGTGCGCCTGCTGATGTTTTCTTTTCAGCGGCCACGGAGAAAATGGATAAGTTAGCAGCAAAAAGTCTGATTGACTCATCCTCTCGCCAGGATGTACTGGCCAACAGTCTGGTGCTGATTGCACCTGTTGACTCTCAGCTAGCTATCACTGAGATATCTCAACTAGATAGTGACAAAATCGACCCTCTGGTCAATCGCTTGGCGGTAGGAGAATTTCGCAGTGTACCGGCTGGACAGTATGCACAACAGGCCCTAAAGAATTTCCAGTTGTTAGAACCGTTACAGTCTAAGTTTGTCTTTGGAAATACCGTACGAAATGTGCTTGGCGCTGTCGAAAGCGGTAACGCCGAGCTAGGGATCGTCTACGCTACCGATGCGGCGCTTTCTGAGAAAGTGAAAGTGCTCAGTACTGTGCCAAAAGACAGCCACTCACCGATTGTCTATCCGGTCGCAGCGGTAGAAGACACTGCCGAGCCTGAAGCCGCTCAAACTTTTATTGACTTTCTGCTGAGTGAACAGATCCAGTCGACGTTTGTAGAATTTGGCTTCGATAGGCTTTAA
- a CDS encoding CCE_0567 family metalloprotein produces MPETIAPTELEALKKKIRKLNSKAGQMKMDLHDIAEGLPADLDQLPEAAARTYDIYCQLLDLRQQLTTLEATS; encoded by the coding sequence ATGCCTGAGACAATTGCTCCTACCGAACTCGAAGCGCTCAAAAAAAAGATTCGCAAGCTCAATAGCAAAGCAGGCCAAATGAAGATGGATCTGCACGATATTGCTGAAGGGCTACCCGCCGATCTTGACCAGCTTCCTGAAGCGGCCGCTCGTACTTACGATATCTACTGCCAGCTTCTTGATTTAAGACAACAGCTCACTACTTTGGAGGCGACCTCGTGA
- a CDS encoding iron-sulfur cluster assembly accessory protein has product MTVTLTELAELRLRTFVRSTAGSASTRGVRFAVKDGGCNGYEYDIKIANAPNPEDEITEVGSLKVFVDPKSSPLLDGVVVDYIDSLLESGFKFTNPNATDTCGCGKSFQAGDCGPEGVPCT; this is encoded by the coding sequence ATGACCGTTACACTCACTGAACTAGCCGAGCTGAGGCTACGTACCTTTGTTCGTAGTACTGCTGGCTCTGCCTCAACTAGAGGCGTTCGATTTGCTGTTAAGGATGGTGGCTGCAACGGCTACGAATACGATATCAAGATTGCTAATGCTCCTAATCCCGAAGATGAGATAACGGAAGTAGGCAGTCTGAAAGTCTTTGTTGATCCAAAAAGTTCGCCTTTGCTAGATGGCGTGGTTGTTGACTACATCGACAGTTTGCTAGAAAGCGGCTTTAAGTTTACTAATCCTAATGCTACGGATACTTGCGGCTGCGGGAAGTCTTTCCAAGCTGGTGACTGTGGCCCAGAAGGCGTGCCCTGTACTTAA
- a CDS encoding 2Fe-2S iron-sulfur cluster-binding protein, whose protein sequence is MTTYQVRLINKKRKIDVTIPVEDDAYILDAAEENDIDLPYTCRAGACSSCVGKIVEGEVDQEDQSFLEDEQIEKGFALLCTSYPRSDLTIKTHMEAYLI, encoded by the coding sequence ATGACTACGTATCAAGTTCGTTTGATCAATAAGAAGCGGAAGATCGACGTCACCATCCCCGTAGAAGATGACGCCTATATTCTTGATGCCGCAGAAGAGAATGATATCGATTTGCCCTACACTTGCCGGGCCGGAGCCTGTTCTAGCTGCGTTGGCAAAATTGTTGAAGGTGAAGTCGATCAAGAAGATCAGTCTTTTCTAGAAGACGAGCAAATTGAGAAGGGATTTGCGCTGCTATGTACCAGCTATCCCCGCTCAGATTTAACAATCAAAACTCATATGGAAGCCTACTTGATTTAG
- the feoB gene encoding Fe(2+) transporter permease subunit FeoB has product MSNDIRSNDIRNGTIALVGNPNCGKTTLFNALTGANQRVGNWPGVTVERKEGRYQYGNTTVTVVDLPGVYSLDADEHEGGLDEAIACKYLMSNQAQVIVNIVDAANLERNLYLTSQILDMERPLIVALNMMDVAKEHNVCIDTEQLAARLGCPVIPLVASRGWGVDLLQRNLDEFLVAPQLACAQVTYPAVIEEALSALAPSRWASLHLLEYGERALTGSFVCPSITPSMAECQTLQQPLIQQRDRIHQTLGEDVDITLADSRYRYAHQLAQSVASRPQEISFSTSDKIDRIVLNRWLGIPIFLGVMYLLFMFSINVGSAFIDFFDIFFGTIFVDGLGTLLAAINAPEWIQVLLADGFGSGIQTVATFIPVIGCLFLFMAFLEDSGYMARAAFVMDRFMRFVGLPGKSFVPMMVGFGCNVPAIMATRTLESRRERILTILMNPFMSCGARLPVYALFAAAFFPATGQNIVFALYLIGMGMAVLTGLIMKHTLLQGKAVPFVMELPTYHLPTLKGVLIRTWERLKSFILRAGRVIVLMVMVLSLLNAIGTDGSFGHENRDSSVLSAASRNLTPAFAPMGLRQENWPATVGLFTGVFAKEAVVGTLDSLYTQLGESEAIAAGVEIEETAFSFFGNLGEAFATIPANLAELSGTVLDPLGLSVGDVSSPEVAASEQEVAFTTFGQMARRFDGQAGAFAYLLFVLMYFPCVAAMGAVYRETNAGWTVFVGLWTTGLAYWSAVCYYQIATIGRHPMGSLMWIAGLTGILVTAFVVMRVWPSRTFSQGLQNPSVR; this is encoded by the coding sequence ATGAGTAATGATATTAGAAGTAACGATATTAGAAATGGAACAATTGCCCTAGTAGGTAATCCTAACTGCGGGAAAACTACTCTTTTTAATGCGCTAACCGGAGCAAATCAGCGGGTTGGTAACTGGCCAGGGGTGACGGTAGAGCGCAAAGAAGGCCGCTATCAATATGGCAACACAACCGTGACCGTTGTGGATTTGCCAGGGGTTTATTCCTTAGATGCAGATGAGCACGAAGGTGGATTGGATGAGGCGATCGCCTGTAAGTATCTCATGTCGAACCAGGCTCAGGTCATTGTCAACATTGTGGATGCGGCCAATCTGGAGCGCAATCTCTATCTCACCAGCCAAATACTAGACATGGAGCGCCCGCTGATTGTGGCACTCAACATGATGGATGTGGCCAAAGAACACAATGTCTGCATCGACACTGAGCAGCTAGCGGCTCGGTTAGGCTGCCCTGTGATCCCGCTGGTGGCCTCTCGTGGCTGGGGCGTGGATCTATTACAGCGTAACCTAGACGAGTTTTTGGTTGCACCTCAGCTCGCCTGCGCGCAAGTTACGTATCCAGCGGTCATTGAAGAAGCGCTAAGCGCTCTAGCCCCTAGCCGCTGGGCATCGCTCCATCTGTTGGAATATGGTGAGCGTGCACTGACTGGCTCATTCGTCTGTCCTTCTATTACACCTTCTATGGCAGAGTGTCAAACGCTGCAACAACCCTTGATTCAGCAGCGCGATCGCATCCACCAAACCCTAGGGGAAGATGTTGACATTACCCTAGCCGATAGCCGCTATCGCTATGCTCATCAGCTCGCGCAGTCGGTTGCCAGTCGTCCCCAGGAAATTAGCTTTAGCACCTCCGATAAAATCGATCGGATTGTCTTAAATCGCTGGTTAGGCATTCCTATCTTCTTAGGTGTGATGTATCTGCTGTTCATGTTTTCTATCAACGTGGGCAGCGCTTTTATCGATTTCTTTGATATCTTTTTTGGCACTATCTTTGTAGATGGCTTGGGCACTCTGCTCGCGGCTATAAACGCCCCTGAGTGGATACAAGTTCTCCTCGCCGATGGATTCGGTAGCGGCATCCAGACGGTGGCCACCTTTATTCCGGTGATTGGCTGTTTGTTCTTGTTCATGGCCTTTCTAGAAGACAGTGGCTATATGGCCCGCGCCGCCTTTGTGATGGATCGCTTTATGCGGTTTGTGGGTTTGCCCGGAAAATCTTTTGTGCCTATGATGGTGGGCTTTGGCTGTAATGTGCCAGCGATTATGGCGACTCGCACCTTAGAGAGTCGGCGAGAGCGTATTCTCACAATTTTGATGAATCCTTTCATGTCTTGCGGCGCGCGCCTTCCAGTGTATGCCCTATTTGCCGCTGCCTTTTTCCCCGCAACGGGCCAAAATATTGTGTTTGCGCTCTATCTCATCGGTATGGGTATGGCGGTTTTAACTGGGCTGATCATGAAGCACACCTTACTTCAGGGCAAGGCGGTCCCTTTTGTGATGGAGCTACCCACCTATCACCTGCCAACACTCAAAGGCGTTTTGATTCGGACGTGGGAGCGACTAAAAAGCTTCATTCTCAGAGCAGGCCGTGTGATTGTGCTGATGGTGATGGTCTTGAGTTTGTTGAATGCCATCGGCACCGATGGATCTTTTGGACACGAGAACAGAGACAGTTCTGTTTTGAGTGCGGCCAGTAGAAACCTTACTCCAGCTTTTGCGCCAATGGGATTGCGACAGGAGAACTGGCCCGCGACGGTAGGACTCTTTACGGGCGTTTTTGCGAAAGAAGCGGTAGTGGGAACGTTGGATTCTCTCTATACGCAGCTAGGGGAGAGTGAGGCGATCGCAGCGGGCGTAGAGATTGAAGAGACTGCTTTTAGCTTTTTTGGCAATCTAGGTGAAGCCTTTGCCACGATCCCAGCCAATTTGGCAGAACTCTCTGGCACTGTTTTAGATCCGTTGGGCCTTTCGGTTGGTGATGTCAGCAGTCCAGAAGTGGCAGCCTCTGAGCAAGAAGTAGCCTTCACTACCTTTGGCCAGATGGCACGGCGGTTTGACGGACAGGCGGGTGCGTTTGCCTATCTGTTGTTTGTGCTAATGTACTTTCCCTGTGTGGCCGCAATGGGCGCGGTGTATCGAGAAACGAATGCCGGCTGGACGGTTTTTGTAGGTTTGTGGACAACGGGGCTCGCATATTGGAGCGCGGTCTGCTACTACCAAATTGCCACTATTGGTCGGCATCCGATGGGTTCACTGATGTGGATAGCCGGTCTGACAGGAATTCTAGTCACCGCTTTTGTCGTTATGCGCGTTTGGCCTTCTCGCACCTTCTCGCAGGGTCTCCAAAACCCATCGGTCCGCTAG
- a CDS encoding ferrous iron transport protein A: protein MFTGFTVSGAALSLLHVGERGVIARVRDNTDPTVADQIRRLGLSPGTPITLEQRFPRFVVRTHSDSVALTQAMIQAIYVRTRAY from the coding sequence ATGTTTACTGGTTTTACTGTTTCAGGCGCTGCTTTGAGCTTGCTACATGTGGGCGAACGGGGGGTGATAGCTAGAGTCCGTGACAATACTGACCCAACAGTTGCTGACCAGATCAGACGACTAGGATTGTCGCCAGGTACGCCTATTACCTTAGAGCAGCGATTCCCTCGATTTGTTGTTCGGACTCATTCAGATTCGGTAGCGCTTACTCAAGCTATGATTCAGGCTATTTATGTTCGTACTCGCGCTTACTGA
- the modB gene encoding molybdate ABC transporter permease subunit, giving the protein MIDFSPLWISLRIAAIATLITGILGIVAAHFMQRYRGRWRSLLEGLFLAPMVLPPTVLGFLLLLLLGRNGPLGTLLSYTGINIVFTWYAAVLTATVVAFPLMYKTTLSAFEQIDSRLQQAASTLGASEQTVFFRITLPLSLPGLLAGLTLAFARALGEFGATLMLAGNIPGRTQTLPMAIYFAVESGNFREAAFWSALVLGISLGGILVVNSSANRRLYQHSFFKKLFEQLFDRRFNQRLNQSSRRLEQAPIEQAPSSEGQITAISPTPHSQPHLEVNICKHLSSYKLTVNFVANEQEPLGFLGASGAGKSLILRCIAGIETPDSGRIVLNGRVLFDSKQGINLPSCDRKVGILFQNYALFPHLTIAQNVAFGLPQKLSPTQIRAAVGQQLAAVQLESLAQRYPHELSGGQQQRVALARALANEPEALLLDEPFSALDTHLRSQIEQQLSLRLRRYHGITLLVTHNLEEAYRICHQLLILNQGNLIAHSPKHDIFEQPRTVRVAQLTGCKNFSPAVAINEKTIEARRWQCRLETVEPVAANLTQVGIRAHQITFLRESESSSLPNSFPNTFDCWLAATSETPHRMTLYLKLHHPSKGEQDYHLQAEVFKEKWRWLKDQPFPWQVRLDPLRLLLLTEDDS; this is encoded by the coding sequence ATGATTGATTTCTCTCCGCTGTGGATATCTTTGCGAATTGCAGCGATCGCCACACTGATCACTGGAATATTAGGCATCGTGGCGGCTCACTTCATGCAGCGGTATCGGGGAAGATGGCGATCGCTCTTAGAAGGTCTTTTCCTCGCGCCGATGGTGCTGCCACCGACGGTATTGGGCTTTCTGCTGCTGCTGCTATTGGGTAGAAATGGGCCACTTGGCACTCTATTGTCTTACACCGGTATCAATATTGTTTTTACCTGGTACGCGGCGGTGCTGACCGCAACAGTGGTTGCCTTCCCCTTGATGTACAAAACCACGCTGAGCGCCTTTGAGCAGATCGATAGCCGCCTACAGCAAGCCGCCAGCACCCTTGGCGCTTCAGAACAGACCGTTTTCTTTCGGATTACGCTGCCGCTCTCTCTTCCCGGACTGCTCGCAGGTCTCACCCTAGCATTTGCCCGGGCGTTAGGAGAATTCGGCGCTACGCTTATGCTAGCTGGCAACATTCCGGGCCGCACCCAAACGCTGCCGATGGCGATTTATTTTGCCGTGGAGAGCGGGAACTTTCGTGAAGCCGCCTTTTGGTCAGCGCTGGTTCTAGGAATATCATTAGGTGGAATTTTGGTGGTCAATAGCTCGGCCAACCGTCGGCTATACCAGCATAGTTTCTTTAAGAAACTATTTGAGCAGTTATTCGATCGGCGATTTAACCAAAGACTCAACCAATCTTCGCGTCGACTTGAACAAGCACCGATTGAACAAGCACCGAGCAGCGAAGGACAAATCACCGCTATATCTCCGACGCCGCACTCCCAGCCCCATTTAGAAGTCAATATCTGCAAGCACTTATCCAGCTACAAGCTCACTGTTAACTTCGTGGCTAACGAGCAAGAGCCATTGGGTTTTTTGGGCGCATCTGGGGCGGGGAAAAGCCTGATCTTGCGATGCATTGCTGGAATTGAGACACCGGATTCGGGTCGAATTGTGCTGAATGGTCGGGTGCTATTTGATTCTAAGCAAGGGATAAATCTACCAAGCTGCGATCGCAAAGTTGGCATTCTCTTCCAAAACTACGCGCTCTTTCCCCATCTCACCATCGCTCAAAACGTCGCCTTTGGTCTACCACAAAAGCTATCCCCCACTCAGATCAGAGCTGCCGTTGGCCAACAGCTCGCCGCCGTTCAGCTAGAATCTCTAGCTCAACGCTACCCTCACGAGCTTTCTGGCGGGCAACAACAGCGCGTCGCCCTTGCTAGAGCTTTAGCCAATGAGCCCGAAGCGCTGCTACTAGACGAACCCTTCTCTGCGCTAGATACCCATCTACGTAGCCAAATCGAACAGCAGCTCAGCCTTCGTCTACGGCGCTATCACGGCATCACCTTGTTAGTGACTCATAATCTAGAAGAAGCCTATCGAATTTGCCACCAGCTATTAATCCTCAACCAGGGCAACCTGATCGCTCATAGTCCTAAGCATGACATTTTTGAACAGCCTCGAACGGTTCGAGTTGCCCAGCTCACTGGCTGCAAAAACTTCTCTCCCGCTGTTGCCATCAACGAGAAAACCATCGAAGCTCGGCGCTGGCAGTGCCGGCTTGAAACCGTTGAGCCTGTTGCCGCTAATCTGACTCAAGTGGGCATCCGCGCCCATCAAATTACGTTCTTAAGAGAATCGGAGTCCTCGTCTTTGCCAAACAGCTTCCCAAACACCTTTGACTGTTGGCTAGCTGCCACCAGTGAAACCCCCCACCGGATGACGCTCTACCTGAAGCTGCATCATCCTTCTAAGGGAGAACAAGACTACCATTTGCAAGCAGAAGTGTTCAAAGAAAAGTGGCGCTGGCTAAAAGATCAGCCCTTTCCCTGGCAAGTCCGCTTAGATCCGCTACGGCTACTTTTACTAACTGAAGATGACAGCTAG
- a CDS encoding trans-aconitate 2-methyltransferase, translated as MEPKTDLSEAVRSPQLSPHHSWNDYYQAVAARPPRETLVMALDAFAAELSPPIADKPRSDEPIGFAVDLGCGNGRDTVELLQRNWSVLGIDGEPEAIGQLRQRQDADLTLLTTQIQRFETLDLPNNVDLINASFCLPFCPPDYFPTLWEKIVTALRPGGRFCGHLFGDRDDWRTYPNRSHHTRSQVEQLLLPFDIELLDEEEHPGKTALAEEKYWHLFNIVARRQLPT; from the coding sequence ATGGAACCCAAAACCGACCTGAGTGAGGCTGTGCGATCACCGCAGCTATCACCTCATCACTCGTGGAATGATTACTACCAGGCGGTAGCAGCTCGTCCACCCAGAGAAACGCTGGTGATGGCGTTAGATGCCTTCGCAGCTGAATTATCACCGCCGATAGCAGATAAACCGCGATCGGACGAACCCATTGGGTTTGCAGTCGATTTGGGCTGTGGCAATGGGCGCGACACGGTAGAGCTACTGCAAAGAAACTGGTCGGTTTTGGGAATTGACGGTGAGCCGGAGGCAATCGGTCAGCTACGACAGCGTCAGGATGCCGATCTTACGCTTCTAACTACACAGATACAGAGATTTGAAACGCTAGATCTCCCTAATAACGTCGATTTGATCAACGCTAGTTTTTGTCTACCGTTCTGTCCACCAGACTATTTTCCTACGCTATGGGAGAAGATCGTAACGGCGCTGCGACCGGGCGGACGATTCTGCGGTCATTTGTTTGGTGATCGCGATGATTGGAGAACCTATCCCAACCGCAGCCACCATACGCGATCGCAAGTAGAACAGCTGCTGCTCCCCTTCGACATAGAGCTATTAGATGAAGAGGAACATCCAGGTAAAACCGCACTTGCAGAAGAAAAGTACTGGCATCTTTTCAACATTGTTGCCAGGCGACAGCTACCCACTTAG
- a CDS encoding FeoC-like transcriptional regulator produces the protein MLIDVQNYIATHGTVSVIDLSYRFHTDASTLKPMLSKLSRKGRIQAVPIATKCKGCTVCDSLQLECYRWLEASK, from the coding sequence ATGCTCATCGATGTCCAAAACTACATAGCTACCCACGGAACGGTTTCTGTTATAGATCTCTCTTATCGCTTTCATACAGATGCGAGTACTCTTAAACCGATGCTTAGCAAGCTTAGCCGTAAGGGTCGCATTCAGGCCGTACCCATAGCGACAAAATGTAAAGGCTGCACTGTCTGTGATTCGCTTCAACTAGAATGTTACCGGTGGCTCGAAGCATCAAAGTAG
- a CDS encoding HesA/MoeB/ThiF family protein, with protein sequence MLPTPTLLESTTFTSTELERYRRQMMLPGLGEAGQRQLKNTTALVTGVGGLGGTAALYLAVAGVGKLILVRGGDLQRDDLNRQVLMTDDWVGSPRVFKAKETLSKLNPDIEIEAVCEYVTDNNIESLLQHADIALDCAFDFTERDLLNGACVRQRKPMIEAAMNSMEAYLTTIVPGKTPCLTCLFPEKPTWDRWGFGVLGAVSGTLACLAALEAIKLITGLGEPLLGQLLTMDLARADFNKRHAYHDPDCAVCGAL encoded by the coding sequence ATGTTGCCGACACCTACCTTGCTAGAATCCACTACGTTCACATCGACCGAGCTTGAACGCTATCGCCGCCAGATGATGCTGCCAGGACTCGGTGAAGCCGGGCAGCGCCAACTGAAGAACACAACGGCGCTAGTCACAGGCGTTGGCGGACTAGGCGGAACAGCAGCGCTGTATTTAGCAGTAGCAGGTGTCGGCAAGCTCATCTTAGTTAGAGGCGGCGATCTTCAACGAGACGATCTCAACCGTCAAGTACTCATGACCGATGACTGGGTAGGCTCCCCTCGGGTATTCAAAGCAAAAGAAACTCTTTCAAAGCTCAATCCTGACATTGAGATTGAGGCAGTCTGTGAATATGTGACAGACAACAACATTGAGAGCCTCTTGCAGCATGCGGATATTGCCCTTGACTGTGCTTTTGACTTTACAGAAAGAGACTTATTAAATGGCGCTTGCGTACGCCAACGCAAACCGATGATAGAGGCTGCTATGAACAGTATGGAAGCCTACCTAACCACTATCGTACCGGGCAAAACGCCCTGTCTCACCTGTCTTTTTCCTGAAAAACCCACTTGGGATCGTTGGGGATTTGGCGTCCTCGGTGCTGTTTCTGGTACGCTTGCCTGCCTTGCTGCGCTAGAGGCTATCAAACTTATCACGGGACTGGGTGAACCCTTATTGGGCCAGCTTCTAACGATGGATTTAGCCCGCGCTGACTTTAACAAGCGCCATGCCTACCACGACCCAGACTGTGCTGTTTGCGGCGCTCTTTGA
- the ftnA gene encoding non-heme ferritin — protein sequence MLSEPMINRLNEQINLEMLSSHLYLQMSSWCAYKALDGCAALLRQHADEEMGHMRRLIDYLQETGGLALVGGMQAPPKEFNSLQEMFEKVYAHEQFITSKINDLVHLANIEPDYATLQFLQWYVAEQHQEEFFFKSILDKITLIGTEDRGLFWIDREIAALAASGSKEVTAIESTPQI from the coding sequence ATGTTGTCTGAACCGATGATCAATCGGCTAAACGAGCAGATCAATCTAGAAATGTTATCGTCTCATCTTTATTTACAGATGAGTTCTTGGTGCGCTTATAAGGCATTGGACGGGTGCGCAGCTTTACTCAGACAGCATGCGGATGAAGAAATGGGGCACATGCGTCGCCTGATCGATTATCTACAAGAAACGGGCGGACTAGCGCTAGTCGGCGGTATGCAGGCGCCACCCAAAGAGTTCAACTCCCTACAAGAGATGTTTGAAAAGGTCTACGCCCACGAACAATTCATTACAAGCAAGATCAATGATCTCGTGCATCTTGCTAACATAGAACCCGACTATGCCACGCTACAATTTCTGCAGTGGTATGTTGCAGAACAGCATCAGGAAGAGTTCTTTTTCAAAAGTATTCTAGATAAGATCACCCTGATTGGCACAGAAGATCGAGGTCTCTTTTGGATCGATCGTGAAATTGCTGCGCTAGCGGCGTCTGGGAGTAAGGAAGTAACTGCGATCGAGTCCACACCTCAAATCTAG
- the cysK gene encoding cysteine synthase A, with translation MRVAKDVTGLIGRTPLVQLNRIPQSEGCLAQILVKLEGMNPAASVKDRVGANMIEAAERAGTITPGETVLVEPTSGNTGIGLAMVAAARGYRLILTMPETMSTERRAMLKAYGAELVLTPGNQGMGGAIAAAEEIATQLSNAFVPQQFKNPANPQIHQETTAEEIWSDTDGQVDIVVAGVGTGGTITGVAERLKTLKESFQAIAVEPENSPVLSGGSSGPHKIQGIGAGFVPDILRVDLIDEVVSVTDEAAISFSRRLAREEGLLSGISTGAALAAAIQVGKRAENADKLIVMVQPSFGERYLSTVLFKDLEPASPSLIPDSLPLEYLATNSAV, from the coding sequence ATGAGAGTTGCCAAAGATGTGACTGGGCTGATTGGCCGTACCCCGCTAGTACAGCTCAACCGCATTCCTCAGTCGGAAGGCTGCTTAGCTCAAATCTTAGTCAAGCTAGAAGGAATGAATCCTGCGGCCTCTGTCAAGGATAGGGTCGGAGCCAATATGATCGAGGCGGCCGAACGCGCAGGTACGATCACGCCTGGGGAAACAGTTCTAGTAGAGCCGACTTCTGGCAATACGGGTATTGGTCTAGCGATGGTGGCGGCGGCAAGGGGCTATCGACTGATCCTAACGATGCCTGAGACTATGAGCACAGAGCGGCGCGCGATGCTAAAAGCTTACGGCGCAGAGCTGGTGTTGACGCCGGGAAATCAAGGGATGGGTGGAGCGATCGCCGCAGCTGAAGAGATTGCTACTCAGCTTTCCAATGCCTTTGTTCCTCAACAGTTTAAGAACCCTGCTAATCCTCAAATTCACCAGGAGACAACCGCTGAAGAGATTTGGTCTGATACCGACGGTCAAGTCGATATTGTTGTAGCCGGTGTGGGCACAGGTGGAACAATCACCGGCGTAGCTGAGCGGCTAAAGACTCTAAAGGAGAGTTTTCAGGCGATCGCGGTAGAACCAGAGAACAGCCCTGTGCTCTCAGGGGGCAGCTCAGGCCCGCACAAAATTCAGGGGATCGGCGCTGGCTTTGTTCCAGATATTCTGCGCGTTGATCTCATTGATGAAGTTGTGAGCGTTACTGACGAAGCGGCCATTTCTTTTAGCCGTCGACTGGCCCGAGAAGAAGGTCTTCTTTCTGGAATTTCTACCGGAGCCGCTCTGGCTGCTGCGATTCAAGTCGGTAAGCGAGCTGAAAACGCTGACAAGCTAATTGTGATGGTACAGCCTAGCTTTGGAGAGCGCTACCTCAGTACTGTCTTATTCAAGGACTTAGAACCTGCTTCTCCTTCTTTAATCCCCGATAGCTTACCGCTCGAATATTTAGCGACTAATTCTGCTGTTTAG
- the nifW gene encoding nitrogenase-stabilizing/protective protein NifW: MRTLTKTLSQFNRLKDAEEYFDFFGLSYDPQMLNINRLHILRKFSELVQAVDKGQSDEQILTDYRRSLQTAYDLFLTSSSVEQKLFKVFKDTPKNVVMLSDIEVES, translated from the coding sequence GTGAGAACTTTGACAAAAACACTCTCCCAATTCAACCGTCTAAAAGATGCAGAAGAGTACTTTGACTTTTTTGGTCTATCCTATGATCCTCAAATGTTGAACATCAATCGTTTGCATATTCTGCGAAAGTTTTCAGAACTTGTGCAAGCAGTTGACAAAGGTCAAAGCGACGAGCAGATCTTGACTGACTACAGGCGATCGCTGCAAACCGCTTACGACCTATTTCTCACCTCTTCCTCAGTAGAGCAAAAGCTGTTCAAAGTGTTTAAAGACACGCCCAAAAACGTTGTTATGCTCTCAGATATCGAAGTGGAGTCATAA